The following are from one region of the Mycolicibacterium diernhoferi genome:
- a CDS encoding transcriptional regulator, whose amino-acid sequence MVRAGAAAAARRRELNISQRSLAADGVINAGALISFEKGRSWPRQATRAKLEEVLQWPAGTIERVRRGESVRATPARGGAVAEPAADVPLIAQAVIAAANTIGATIETLPAPVDPGFTARATAILADLRQLEAVASRAARIQVTPELIRALSTVRSRIDELTMRAATAPTATLGQRLYAARRRANLTVTETGQAAGVVEDVIVAAESEQPLADAEVRAVEQLISQIEWR is encoded by the coding sequence ATGGTGCGGGCCGGGGCCGCTGCGGCGGCACGGCGGCGTGAACTCAACATCAGCCAGCGCAGCCTGGCCGCCGACGGGGTGATCAACGCCGGTGCGCTGATCTCCTTCGAGAAGGGCCGCAGCTGGCCGCGGCAGGCCACCCGGGCCAAATTGGAGGAAGTGCTGCAGTGGCCGGCGGGGACTATCGAGCGGGTCCGCCGCGGTGAGTCGGTGCGGGCCACCCCGGCGCGCGGCGGCGCCGTGGCCGAACCCGCCGCCGACGTCCCGCTCATCGCCCAGGCGGTGATCGCCGCCGCGAACACGATCGGCGCGACGATCGAGACCCTGCCCGCGCCGGTCGACCCCGGATTCACCGCGCGGGCCACCGCGATCCTGGCCGATCTGCGCCAGCTGGAGGCGGTGGCCTCGCGGGCCGCGCGTATCCAGGTGACCCCGGAGCTGATCCGGGCGTTGAGCACGGTGCGCAGCCGGATCGACGAGCTGACCATGCGCGCGGCGACCGCGCCCACCGCCACCTTGGGGCAGCGGCTCTACGCCGCGCGGCGGCGCGCCAACCTGACGGTGACCGAAACCGGCCAGGCCGCAGGCGTCGTCGAGGACGTCATCGTCGCCGCCGAGTCCGAACAGCCGCTGGCGGACGCCGAGGTGCGCGCTGTCGAACAACTCATCAGTCAGATCGAGTGGCGCTGA